In a genomic window of Candidatus Palauibacter polyketidifaciens:
- a CDS encoding aminotransferase class I/II-fold pyridoxal phosphate-dependent enzyme, which produces MKIHTARRTHGFTESVIRMMTRLSNEHGAINLSQGFPDFESPDTLKIGAARAIYDDVNQYAITWGAKRYRDALAASYRDWYGLDVDPEAHLTITCGATEAMMAVLLAVVDPGEEVIVFEPFYENYGPDTTLCDATPVFVPLTAEWQIDFDRLRAAFSDRTRAIIVNTPNNPTGRVFSRDELEKIAILCQEFDAYAITDEVYEHILYDGARHIPMATLPGMRDRTITISAASKTFAVTGWRMGTIVAHPELSDAIRKVHDFLTVGAAAPLQEGVATGLEMLPSSYYEGLADVYGAKRDLFYPALVEAGFDCRKPEGAYYVLADFSDLSDLPDDEFAFWLTRTVGVAPVPGSSFFHNPEDGRKLVRFAFCKTEALLEQAAERLVTTKARV; this is translated from the coding sequence ATGAAGATCCACACCGCCCGGCGGACCCACGGCTTCACGGAATCCGTGATCCGGATGATGACCCGGCTCTCGAACGAGCACGGTGCCATCAACCTGTCGCAGGGCTTCCCCGACTTCGAGTCGCCCGACACGCTGAAGATCGGTGCCGCGCGCGCGATCTACGACGACGTGAACCAGTACGCGATCACGTGGGGCGCGAAACGGTACCGCGACGCGCTCGCCGCGAGCTACCGCGACTGGTACGGGCTCGACGTCGATCCGGAAGCGCACCTCACGATCACCTGCGGCGCGACCGAGGCGATGATGGCCGTGCTCCTGGCGGTCGTGGACCCGGGGGAGGAAGTCATCGTCTTCGAGCCGTTCTACGAGAACTACGGCCCGGACACGACGCTCTGCGACGCAACCCCCGTGTTCGTGCCGCTGACCGCGGAGTGGCAGATCGACTTCGACCGCCTGCGCGCGGCGTTCAGCGACCGGACGCGCGCGATCATCGTGAACACCCCGAACAACCCCACGGGCCGCGTGTTCAGCCGCGACGAACTCGAGAAGATCGCGATCCTGTGCCAGGAGTTCGACGCCTACGCGATCACGGACGAGGTCTACGAGCACATCCTCTACGACGGTGCGCGGCACATTCCGATGGCGACGCTTCCCGGCATGCGGGACCGGACGATTACGATCAGCGCCGCCTCGAAGACGTTCGCGGTCACGGGCTGGCGGATGGGGACGATCGTCGCGCACCCGGAGTTGTCGGACGCCATCCGCAAGGTCCACGACTTCCTCACCGTGGGAGCCGCCGCGCCCCTGCAGGAAGGCGTGGCCACCGGCCTCGAGATGCTTCCGTCGTCCTACTACGAGGGGCTCGCCGACGTATACGGCGCGAAGCGGGATCTCTTCTATCCCGCGCTCGTGGAGGCCGGGTTCGACTGCCGCAAGCCGGAGGGCGCGTACTACGTGCTCGCGGACTTCTCCGACCTCTCGGATCTGCCGGACGACGAGTTCGCGTTCTGGCTCACGCGCACGGTCGGCGTGGCTCCCGTCCCCGGATCCAGCTTCTTCCACAACCCGGAGGATGGGCGCAAGCTCGTGCGGTTCGCCTTCTGCAAGACGGAAGCGCTGCTCGAGCAGGCCGCCGAAAGGCTCGTAACGACCAAAGCCCGGGTGTGA
- a CDS encoding DUF4153 domain-containing protein yields the protein MKLPSVERLAGAAWATARRFPVVLACAVVAAIAAMRAINAETALELRLLASASLGLPLLTGLTLFAERWKLPLPRHWALRGLGLAVLALYYWQWPSWGENIAGLRHFHLTATLHLLVAFIAYLGVREPNGFWHFNRTLFFRFGLGAIYTGVLFGGLSIAMFGIENLFNIDIADENYGRLFFFLGFVFQTWFVLAGVPDDFEQLERRDDYPAGLRVFAQYVLLPLVAVYLIILTAYLGRVVITTTWPSGWIGLLVSALAAFGILSLLLVHPRRGQEDHAWIDTYARIFWILIIPSIVMLLLAIGQRIEQYGITERRYLLLLLGIWLAGTALFYTVTRSREIKGIPLTLAIIGAVTFVGPWSAYAVAERSQTGRLEDLLSAHGVLAESRISPAAVEVPPEDWQQINDVLLYLISWHGTSPIDEWFEGGVAAVDTIGDGMAASMRVAEAGRRATLIADHFELVPSEGLLADPYGFVDISPPGGRNAAITVAGFDRAVFERNLLGGRYPFEGDSLTFEATPDSLGTTIRLGGDELATVSFAELIARAGRSGTTTAPGRVQLPPDSLRLEISGADVTARIQVTLLRLRDSDGERRPTRVTGTLLLAPPEGG from the coding sequence GTGAAGCTCCCTTCGGTCGAGCGGCTCGCCGGAGCGGCGTGGGCGACGGCTCGGCGGTTCCCCGTCGTCCTGGCCTGCGCAGTCGTCGCGGCGATCGCCGCGATGCGCGCGATCAACGCGGAAACGGCGCTCGAGCTGCGCCTCCTGGCCTCGGCCAGTCTTGGTCTGCCGCTGCTTACCGGGCTCACCCTGTTCGCGGAGCGCTGGAAGCTCCCGCTGCCGCGGCACTGGGCGCTGCGCGGACTCGGCCTGGCCGTGCTCGCCCTCTACTACTGGCAGTGGCCGAGCTGGGGTGAGAACATCGCCGGTCTCCGCCATTTTCATCTGACCGCGACCCTGCATCTGCTCGTCGCCTTTATCGCCTACCTCGGCGTCCGCGAGCCGAACGGTTTCTGGCACTTCAACCGTACGCTCTTCTTCCGCTTCGGCCTCGGGGCGATCTACACGGGCGTCCTCTTCGGCGGACTCTCCATCGCCATGTTCGGCATCGAGAATCTCTTCAACATCGACATCGCCGATGAGAACTACGGCCGACTCTTCTTCTTCCTCGGCTTCGTCTTTCAGACGTGGTTCGTGCTCGCGGGCGTGCCGGACGATTTCGAGCAACTGGAACGCCGCGACGACTATCCCGCAGGTCTGCGCGTCTTCGCCCAATACGTGCTCCTCCCGCTCGTCGCCGTCTATCTGATCATCCTCACCGCCTACCTCGGACGCGTCGTCATCACGACGACGTGGCCCAGCGGGTGGATCGGACTTCTCGTCTCCGCCCTCGCCGCCTTCGGCATCCTGTCGCTCCTCCTCGTGCATCCGCGGCGCGGACAGGAGGACCACGCGTGGATCGACACGTACGCCCGCATCTTCTGGATCCTCATCATCCCGTCCATCGTCATGCTCCTGCTCGCCATCGGGCAGCGCATCGAGCAGTACGGGATCACGGAGCGCCGGTATCTCCTGCTGCTGCTCGGGATCTGGCTGGCGGGCACCGCCCTCTTCTACACGGTGACGCGGTCGCGCGAGATCAAGGGGATTCCGCTGACGCTGGCGATCATCGGCGCCGTCACTTTCGTTGGCCCCTGGTCCGCGTACGCCGTGGCCGAACGGAGCCAGACGGGCCGGCTCGAGGACCTGCTCTCGGCGCACGGCGTCCTGGCGGAGAGCAGGATCTCGCCGGCCGCCGTCGAGGTCCCGCCGGAGGACTGGCAACAGATCAACGATGTCCTGCTGTACCTGATTTCGTGGCATGGGACGTCCCCCATCGACGAATGGTTCGAGGGCGGGGTGGCGGCGGTGGATACGATCGGAGACGGAATGGCGGCCTCGATGCGGGTCGCGGAGGCCGGGCGCCGGGCGACGCTCATCGCGGACCATTTCGAACTCGTGCCGTCCGAGGGACTGCTCGCGGATCCCTACGGGTTCGTCGACATTTCGCCCCCGGGGGGCCGGAACGCGGCGATCACCGTGGCCGGCTTCGACCGGGCCGTCTTCGAGCGCAACCTCCTGGGAGGACGCTACCCGTTCGAGGGCGACTCCCTCACCTTCGAGGCCACTCCGGACAGCCTCGGTACGACGATCCGGCTCGGCGGGGACGAACTGGCCACGGTCTCGTTCGCCGAACTCATCGCGCGCGCCGGGCGCTCCGGGACCACGACCGCACCGGGAAGGGTGCAACTGCCTCCGGACTCGCTGCGGCTCGAGATCTCCGGGGCGGACGTGACGGCACGCATCCAGGTCACGCTGCTGCGGCTCCGTGACAGCGATGGGGAACGGCGACCGACCCGCGTCACCGGCACGCTGCTCCTCGCGCCCCCCGAGGGCGGCTGA
- a CDS encoding amidohydrolase, whose protein sequence is MIRHREVPSAFVRSLLLPALAACATDAGDSAEAGGATAADPPMGVAELVLTNGKIATLAGDGGEVVSALASREGRIVALGADDDVSGWIGEGTEVIDLGGRLAIPGFIEGHGHFMGLGNARMILDLTTADTWDDIVSLVGETASSAAPGAWISGRGWHQEKWSEPPDPMVEGQPVHDGLSAVSPANPVILTHASGHASFVNARALELAGIDADTPNPPGGEIVHDAEGQPTGVLRETAQRLARAAFAEEEANRSEAEREERAREQVRLANEELLRKGVTSFQDAGSGFGTVDLLRTLADEGALPVRLYVMLQGGMETLEGRLDDYYMVGYGDDRLTVRSIKQVADGALGSHGAWLLEPYSDMPASIGLPTTPPEEIERIARLAIERGYQVNTHAIGDRANREVLDLYGRTFADHAETSDLRWRIEHAQHVNPADIPRFAELGVIASMQGVHACSDGPWIILRLGPGRARSGAYVWRDFMRAGVVVTNGTDVPVEDADPLASFHCTVTRVIEGGETFFEEQAMTREEALRSYTWANAYAAFEENLKGTLEVGKLADITVLSRDILTIPADEILETVVDYTIIGGRTEYSRGS, encoded by the coding sequence ATGATTCGACATCGTGAAGTACCGTCCGCTTTCGTCCGATCGTTGCTTCTCCCCGCCCTTGCGGCCTGCGCGACCGACGCCGGGGATTCGGCGGAAGCGGGCGGCGCGACGGCCGCCGATCCGCCGATGGGCGTGGCTGAACTCGTCCTCACCAACGGGAAGATCGCGACTCTGGCGGGCGACGGCGGGGAGGTGGTCAGCGCTCTGGCGTCGAGGGAAGGGCGTATCGTCGCGCTCGGGGCGGACGACGACGTCTCCGGATGGATCGGGGAAGGCACCGAAGTCATCGACCTCGGGGGCCGGCTCGCGATCCCGGGGTTCATCGAAGGTCACGGTCACTTCATGGGTCTGGGAAACGCGCGCATGATCCTCGACCTGACGACCGCCGACACCTGGGATGACATCGTCAGCCTGGTGGGCGAGACGGCCTCGAGCGCGGCACCGGGCGCCTGGATCAGCGGCAGGGGCTGGCACCAGGAGAAATGGAGCGAGCCGCCGGATCCGATGGTCGAGGGGCAGCCGGTCCACGACGGCCTCAGCGCGGTGAGCCCCGCCAATCCGGTCATTCTGACGCATGCGAGCGGGCACGCTTCGTTCGTGAACGCGAGGGCGCTCGAGTTGGCCGGGATCGACGCCGACACGCCCAACCCTCCGGGCGGCGAGATCGTCCATGACGCGGAGGGGCAACCCACCGGCGTGCTGAGAGAGACCGCGCAGCGCCTGGCGCGGGCGGCGTTTGCCGAGGAGGAGGCGAACCGCTCAGAGGCCGAGCGCGAGGAGCGGGCCCGCGAGCAGGTGCGGCTCGCGAACGAGGAGCTGCTTCGGAAGGGAGTCACGAGCTTTCAGGACGCGGGTTCCGGCTTCGGGACGGTGGACCTGCTCAGGACGCTCGCGGACGAGGGCGCGCTGCCCGTGCGGCTCTACGTGATGCTGCAGGGCGGGATGGAGACGCTCGAGGGGCGACTGGACGACTACTACATGGTGGGATATGGGGATGATCGGCTCACCGTGCGGTCGATCAAGCAAGTCGCGGATGGGGCGCTCGGATCGCACGGCGCCTGGCTGCTTGAGCCCTATTCGGACATGCCGGCCTCCATCGGACTGCCGACGACGCCGCCGGAGGAGATCGAGCGCATCGCGCGACTCGCGATAGAGCGGGGCTATCAGGTCAATACGCATGCGATCGGCGACCGCGCGAACCGCGAGGTGCTCGACCTGTACGGGCGCACCTTTGCCGACCACGCGGAGACGAGTGACCTGCGCTGGCGGATCGAGCACGCGCAGCACGTCAATCCGGCGGATATTCCGCGCTTTGCCGAGCTGGGGGTCATCGCCTCCATGCAGGGCGTCCACGCCTGCTCCGACGGTCCCTGGATCATCCTCCGGCTCGGGCCGGGCCGGGCGCGCTCGGGCGCCTACGTGTGGCGGGACTTCATGCGGGCCGGCGTCGTCGTGACGAACGGTACGGATGTCCCGGTCGAGGACGCGGACCCCCTGGCGAGCTTCCACTGTACCGTCACCCGCGTGATCGAAGGTGGCGAGACCTTCTTCGAGGAGCAGGCGATGACGCGCGAGGAGGCGCTGCGTTCCTATACGTGGGCCAACGCGTACGCCGCGTTCGAGGAAAACCTCAAGGGGACGCTGGAAGTCGGGAAGCTGGCGGACATCACCGTCCTGTCCCGGGACATCCTCACGATTCCCGCGGACGAGATCCTTGAGACCGTGGTGGACTACACGATTATCGGCGGTCGCACAGAGTACAGCCGGGGGAGCTGA
- a CDS encoding PA0069 family radical SAM protein, which produces MNRETMRGVSERRRSIRGRGSAHNPANRFLPLAVEREAWTLASDPDPRTEILEDRSRSIISYNNSPDLGFDASLNPYRGCETGCSYCYARPTHEYFGLSAGLDFESRILAKPEAPALLRLELASPRWKPQVLVLSGVTDPYQPVERRLGITRRCLEVLAEARNPVGIVTKHHRVTRDIDLLRELAPYDAVQVQLSITTLDRSLQRRLEPRASTPERRLDAIARLADAGIPVGVNVAPVIPGLTDHEIPAIVDAAAKAGAGRAIYIMLRLPYGVAALFEDWLQRNCPGRAEKVFNRMRELRGGSLYASNFGERMRGRGPFAEQVARLFSLARAKHGLEPRDYNLTAEHFRPPRAGPQLGLFD; this is translated from the coding sequence ATGAATCGGGAGACGATGCGGGGAGTTTCCGAGAGACGGCGCTCGATTCGGGGACGCGGAAGCGCGCACAACCCGGCGAACCGCTTCCTTCCTCTCGCGGTGGAGCGGGAGGCCTGGACGCTCGCTTCCGACCCGGATCCGCGGACGGAGATCCTGGAGGATCGATCGCGCTCGATCATCTCTTACAACAACAGTCCGGACCTCGGCTTCGACGCGAGTCTGAACCCGTACCGCGGGTGCGAGACCGGGTGTTCGTACTGCTACGCGCGACCCACCCACGAGTATTTCGGACTCTCGGCGGGGCTCGACTTCGAGAGCCGGATCCTGGCGAAGCCGGAGGCCCCCGCCCTCCTCCGACTCGAACTGGCCTCTCCGCGGTGGAAGCCGCAGGTGCTCGTCCTCAGCGGGGTGACGGACCCGTATCAGCCCGTGGAGCGCCGCCTCGGGATCACGCGCCGCTGCCTCGAGGTGCTGGCCGAAGCCCGGAACCCGGTCGGGATCGTGACGAAGCACCACCGCGTGACGCGGGACATCGACCTCCTGCGTGAACTCGCGCCGTACGACGCCGTGCAGGTTCAACTCTCCATCACGACGCTGGACCGCTCGCTGCAGCGAAGGTTGGAGCCGCGGGCGTCGACCCCCGAGCGGCGGCTCGACGCGATTGCGCGCCTGGCGGACGCGGGCATCCCGGTGGGGGTGAACGTCGCGCCCGTGATTCCCGGACTCACGGACCATGAGATCCCGGCCATCGTCGACGCGGCGGCGAAGGCCGGAGCCGGGAGGGCGATCTACATCATGCTCCGCCTTCCGTACGGGGTCGCCGCCCTGTTCGAGGACTGGCTGCAACGGAACTGTCCGGGCCGGGCGGAGAAGGTGTTCAACCGCATGCGGGAGCTGCGGGGCGGGAGCCTCTATGCTTCGAACTTCGGGGAGCGGATGCGAGGGCGCGGCCCGTTCGCCGAACAGGTCGCGCGGCTCTTCTCACTGGCGCGTGCGAAGCACGGCCTCGAGCCGCGCGACTACAACCTCACGGCGGAACACTTCCGGCCGCCGCGGGCCGGCCCCCAATTGGGACTGTTCGACTAG
- a CDS encoding PDZ domain-containing protein has protein sequence MKNWRESLAIGLAVALVAGLYAGGAPVAAQEDDEDERRERVRVAFSGGGAYLGVEILDVDGERASELGMSRAYGVYIDGVVDGEPAAEAGIEDGDVVVAWNGERVESVAGLRRLVSETLPGRVVDLTVLRDGAEREVSVELAERTGVFSSRGLTFVSPQVELTRVRPSSARARERALEVEERLREVRERAADGAVSRIFYELSGRPRLGANTQSLGDQLAEYFGVEGGVLVTSVYEDTPAAEGGLRAGDVIVGLGDEEIEDPDDLRRALSDLEPGEVSVHIVRGGAEQTLTVELEEREGAFRWRPRAGDLDR, from the coding sequence ATGAAGAACTGGAGGGAGTCACTCGCCATCGGGCTTGCGGTGGCGCTGGTCGCCGGGCTGTACGCCGGTGGGGCGCCGGTCGCGGCCCAGGAGGACGATGAGGACGAGCGGCGCGAACGGGTCCGGGTGGCCTTTTCCGGGGGTGGCGCATACCTCGGTGTGGAGATCCTGGATGTCGACGGGGAGCGCGCTTCGGAGCTCGGGATGTCCCGCGCGTACGGCGTCTACATCGACGGCGTCGTCGACGGCGAACCGGCGGCCGAGGCCGGCATCGAGGACGGCGACGTCGTCGTGGCCTGGAACGGCGAGCGCGTCGAGAGCGTTGCGGGGCTTCGGCGGCTGGTGAGCGAGACGCTGCCCGGGCGTGTCGTCGATCTGACGGTGCTCCGTGACGGAGCGGAACGCGAGGTGTCCGTCGAACTCGCCGAGCGGACGGGCGTCTTCTCGAGCCGTGGCTTGACCTTCGTCTCCCCGCAGGTCGAGCTGACGCGAGTCCGGCCCTCGTCGGCGCGCGCGCGGGAACGGGCTCTCGAAGTGGAAGAGCGGCTCCGGGAGGTCCGGGAACGAGCCGCCGACGGGGCGGTGAGTCGCATCTTCTACGAACTGTCGGGGCGCCCGCGACTCGGCGCGAACACGCAGAGCCTGGGCGATCAGCTCGCGGAGTACTTCGGCGTGGAAGGTGGCGTCCTCGTCACCTCCGTCTACGAGGACACGCCGGCCGCTGAGGGCGGCTTGCGGGCGGGCGACGTCATCGTCGGGCTCGGCGACGAGGAGATCGAGGACCCCGACGACCTGCGACGGGCTCTCTCCGATCTCGAGCCGGGGGAGGTGTCGGTCCACATCGTCCGCGGCGGTGCGGAGCAGACGCTCACCGTCGAGTTGGAGGAGCGGGAGGGTGCATTCAGGTGGCGGCCGCGCGCCGGAGACCTCGACCGCTAG
- a CDS encoding prohibitin family protein, with amino-acid sequence MAQSVKSLRIGTVAAVAGVLFVLILFVFGFNRVDEYEVAVKRNPVTGAVASRPYTQGLYHNVLRSWTNYPLREVQYPAGGQAERLDALTSDQLQIAVDAAYRYRINPDSAVHLYLTVGNENAVAAFVYNTYRSAIRDAIAEIEASDILSTNRTGISGRIEALMTDRLNPRGLEITDFFVREVVPPETIREAIEAKLSREQQVQSEEYQTQVVVEQANQQRAEAEGIRDAQDIIAESLAGISGQRYLYWRYLEMLGRIGEGSNNMVIAPTEGGIPLFFAPDR; translated from the coding sequence ATGGCTCAATCAGTGAAGTCGCTTCGCATCGGCACGGTGGCCGCCGTCGCCGGGGTTCTCTTCGTGCTCATCCTGTTCGTGTTCGGCTTCAACCGCGTTGACGAGTACGAGGTGGCGGTCAAGCGGAACCCGGTCACCGGCGCCGTGGCGTCCCGCCCCTACACGCAGGGGCTGTACCACAACGTCCTGCGCTCGTGGACGAACTACCCACTGCGCGAGGTCCAGTACCCCGCGGGCGGACAGGCCGAGCGCCTGGACGCCCTCACCTCGGACCAGCTCCAGATCGCCGTCGACGCCGCCTACCGCTACCGCATCAACCCGGACAGCGCCGTCCACCTCTATCTCACGGTGGGGAACGAGAACGCCGTTGCCGCGTTCGTCTACAACACGTATCGCTCGGCCATCCGGGACGCGATCGCGGAGATCGAGGCTTCGGACATCCTGTCCACCAACCGGACGGGCATCTCCGGCCGCATCGAGGCGCTGATGACGGACCGCCTCAACCCGCGCGGGCTCGAGATCACCGATTTCTTCGTGCGCGAGGTCGTGCCGCCGGAGACGATCCGCGAGGCGATCGAGGCCAAGCTGTCGCGCGAGCAGCAGGTGCAGTCCGAGGAGTACCAGACCCAGGTCGTGGTCGAACAGGCGAACCAGCAGCGCGCGGAGGCCGAGGGGATCCGGGATGCGCAGGACATCATCGCGGAGAGCCTCGCCGGCATCTCGGGCCAGCGCTACCTGTACTGGCGCTACCTGGAGATGCTCGGTCGGATCGGCGAGGGGAGCAACAACATGGTCATCGCGCCGACGGAGGGAGGCATCCCCCTCTTCTTCGCCCCGGACCGCTGA
- a CDS encoding D-aminoacylase: MAPVVAWACSAPTPDYDVLIRGGMVYDGSEDPPRTADVAIAGDTIAGIGDFAPASARTTIDAAGLAVSPGFINMLSWGTESLIVDGRSLSDIRQGVTLEVFGEGNSMGPLNPQMKADMLARQGDVRFEIPWTSLGEYLDHLVERGVATNVASYVGATTVRVHEIGHEDRPPTPEELGRMQELVREAMREGAVGVGSSLIYAPAFYADTDELIALASAAGEFGGGYISHLRSEGNRLIESVDELISIAREAGVRAEIYHLKAAGSENWAKLDEVIERVERAQAEGLEITADMYTYTAGSTGLDAAMPPWIHEGGHTAMIARLRDPETRARIAAEMRTPTDEWENLLLAAGSPDRALLVGFRQDSLKYLTGRTLAEVAESRGTGIEETAMDLVVQDDSRVGTVYFMMSEDNVRRQVAIPWVSFGSDAGSLAPEEPFVRSSTHPRAYGNFARLLGRYVRDEGIIPLEEAIRKLTSLPAANLRLEGRGRLAPGYFADVVIFDPATIADHATFEEPHQLATGVRDVFVNGVHVLAEEEPTGATPGRVVRGPGWEGASR; the protein is encoded by the coding sequence ATGGCGCCGGTCGTGGCGTGGGCCTGCTCGGCCCCGACCCCCGACTACGACGTCCTCATCCGCGGGGGGATGGTCTACGACGGGTCCGAGGACCCGCCGCGCACGGCGGATGTGGCGATCGCCGGCGACACGATCGCGGGCATCGGCGACTTCGCCCCGGCCTCCGCCCGGACGACGATCGACGCCGCCGGGCTCGCGGTGTCCCCCGGCTTCATCAACATGCTCTCGTGGGGGACCGAATCGCTCATCGTCGACGGCCGTTCGCTGAGCGACATCCGCCAGGGCGTCACGCTCGAGGTGTTCGGCGAGGGTAACTCCATGGGGCCGCTGAATCCGCAGATGAAGGCGGATATGCTCGCCCGCCAGGGCGATGTGCGCTTCGAGATTCCGTGGACTTCGCTCGGCGAGTACCTGGACCACCTCGTGGAACGCGGCGTCGCAACCAACGTGGCCTCGTACGTCGGGGCCACAACCGTGCGCGTGCACGAGATCGGCCACGAGGACCGACCCCCGACGCCCGAGGAGCTCGGGCGGATGCAGGAGCTCGTGCGGGAGGCGATGCGCGAGGGCGCCGTCGGCGTCGGATCGTCGCTCATCTACGCGCCCGCCTTCTACGCCGATACGGATGAGCTCATCGCCCTCGCGAGCGCGGCCGGAGAGTTCGGCGGCGGCTACATCTCCCACCTGCGGAGCGAGGGGAACCGGCTCATCGAGTCCGTGGACGAGCTGATCTCGATCGCCCGGGAAGCCGGCGTGCGGGCGGAGATCTACCACCTGAAGGCCGCCGGGAGCGAGAACTGGGCGAAGCTGGACGAGGTCATCGAGCGTGTGGAGCGGGCGCAGGCGGAAGGACTCGAGATCACGGCAGACATGTACACCTACACGGCCGGCTCGACCGGGCTCGATGCGGCGATGCCGCCGTGGATCCACGAGGGCGGGCACACCGCGATGATCGCGCGGCTCCGCGACCCCGAGACGCGCGCGCGGATCGCGGCGGAGATGCGGACGCCCACGGACGAGTGGGAGAACCTGCTGCTCGCGGCCGGCTCCCCCGACCGCGCGCTCCTCGTCGGCTTCCGGCAGGATTCCCTCAAGTACCTGACGGGCCGGACGCTCGCGGAAGTGGCGGAGTCGCGCGGCACGGGCATCGAAGAGACCGCGATGGACCTCGTCGTGCAGGACGACAGCCGCGTGGGGACGGTCTATTTCATGATGTCCGAGGACAACGTGCGGCGTCAGGTCGCGATTCCGTGGGTGAGCTTCGGGTCCGACGCGGGATCGCTCGCCCCGGAGGAACCCTTCGTGCGCTCGAGCACGCATCCGCGCGCGTACGGCAACTTCGCGCGGCTCCTCGGCCGGTACGTGCGGGACGAAGGCATCATCCCGCTGGAGGAGGCGATCCGGAAACTCACGTCGCTGCCGGCCGCCAATCTCCGGCTGGAGGGGCGCGGCCGGCTGGCGCCCGGGTATTTCGCCGACGTCGTGATCTTCGACCCGGCGACGATCGCGGATCACGCGACGTTCGAGGAACCGCACCAGCTTGCGACGGGCGTGCGCGATGTGTTCGTGAACGGCGTGCATGTCCTGGCGGAGGAGGAGCCGACGGGCGCCACGCCCGGGCGCGTGGTCCGGGGCCCGGGGTGGGAGGGCGCCTCCCGCTGA
- a CDS encoding PadR family transcriptional regulator, with product MSLDHILLGLLREPASGYDLKDAFSETVAHFWSAELSQIYPTLKSLEERGLLRSRLEPSPRGPDRRVYTLTGDGQEELRRWVRSEPVVGTERFAYLAQLYFMSAIDDLCETRAFMAELRDRLAGRLAELRTIERKIFAAHGDQPDRYSDDGFHRFATLRMGIDSIGAKVTWCDLTLAAIDRRLASPPEPAP from the coding sequence ATGAGCCTCGATCACATCCTTCTCGGCCTGCTGCGCGAGCCTGCGAGCGGGTACGACCTCAAGGACGCCTTCAGCGAGACCGTCGCGCACTTCTGGTCGGCCGAACTCAGCCAGATCTACCCCACCCTCAAGAGTCTCGAGGAGCGGGGCCTGCTGCGGAGCCGGCTCGAACCCTCGCCGAGGGGACCGGACCGCCGCGTCTACACGCTGACCGGGGACGGGCAGGAGGAACTGCGCCGCTGGGTGCGCAGCGAACCGGTGGTCGGCACGGAACGGTTCGCCTACCTCGCCCAGCTCTACTTCATGAGCGCGATCGACGATCTCTGCGAGACGCGTGCCTTCATGGCGGAGCTGCGCGACCGGCTGGCGGGCCGGCTGGCGGAACTGCGGACGATCGAACGGAAGATCTTCGCCGCGCACGGCGATCAGCCGGACCGATACAGCGACGACGGGTTTCACCGCTTCGCGACGCTGCGCATGGGCATCGATTCCATCGGTGCGAAGGTGACCTGGTGCGACCTCACGCTGGCGGCCATCGACCGGCGGCTCGCTTCCCCACCGGAGCCCGCGCCATGA